A genomic region of Streptomyces rimosus contains the following coding sequences:
- a CDS encoding carbohydrate ABC transporter permease translates to MTVSKRVDPRVRTGRALRAVIVTILAVLFLIPFYLLVRNGLATEQDITAPDWTFFPRDIQWSNLTDVFADPNLPLARALLNSTLIAVSTTLGTVLLASLAGYGLARIPYRYANVVFYAILGTLMVPAAVTFVPSFVLVSTLGWISTLRGLIIPTLFSAFACFIFRQYFLGFPKELEDAARVDGLGHWRTYWRIVVPNSRPVFAAVGTIVFIGAWNAFLWPLVIGQDRESWTVQVALSTFTTAQNLNLHELFIAAAISIAPLVVVFVLLQRYIVAGVERTGIDD, encoded by the coding sequence ATGACCGTATCGAAGCGGGTGGACCCCCGCGTACGGACCGGACGCGCCCTGCGCGCGGTGATCGTCACGATCCTCGCCGTCCTCTTCCTTATCCCCTTCTACCTGCTCGTACGCAACGGCCTGGCCACCGAGCAGGACATCACCGCCCCCGACTGGACGTTCTTCCCGCGTGACATCCAGTGGTCGAACCTGACCGATGTCTTCGCCGATCCGAACCTGCCGCTGGCGCGGGCGCTGCTGAACTCCACGCTGATCGCGGTGTCCACGACGCTCGGCACGGTGCTGCTCGCGTCGCTGGCCGGGTACGGGCTGGCACGCATCCCGTACCGGTACGCCAACGTCGTCTTCTACGCCATCCTCGGCACCCTGATGGTCCCGGCGGCGGTCACCTTCGTCCCCAGCTTCGTCCTCGTCTCGACGCTCGGCTGGATCTCCACCCTGCGCGGCCTGATCATCCCGACCCTGTTCAGCGCCTTCGCCTGCTTCATATTCCGCCAGTACTTCCTGGGCTTCCCCAAGGAGTTGGAGGACGCGGCGCGGGTGGACGGGCTCGGCCACTGGCGTACGTACTGGCGCATCGTGGTGCCCAACTCGCGCCCCGTCTTCGCGGCCGTCGGCACGATCGTCTTCATCGGCGCGTGGAACGCGTTCCTGTGGCCGCTGGTCATCGGGCAGGACCGCGAGTCCTGGACGGTGCAGGTGGCGCTGTCCACGTTCACCACGGCCCAGAACCTCAACCTGCACGAGCTGTTCATCGCCGCGGCGATCTCGATCGCGCCGCTGGTGGTCGTGTTCGTGCTGTTGCAGCGGTACATCGTGGCGGGGGTGGAGCGGACCGGGATCGACGACTGA
- a CDS encoding MerR family transcriptional regulator, translated as MRMKEMVRRTGVHERLLRYYEQQGLLAPERLPSGYRVYSESDVEMVRRIRCLLAAGLPTSLIAQVLPCIRSDDGRLVPTCPDLVAQLRQESERITRAIEELQASRTMLDTVIAAAPLQSAGEPEAAVVRSGSRSG; from the coding sequence ATGCGAATGAAGGAAATGGTCCGTCGCACGGGAGTCCATGAGCGGCTGCTGCGCTACTACGAGCAGCAAGGACTGCTGGCACCGGAGCGGCTGCCGAGCGGCTATCGCGTCTACAGCGAGTCGGACGTCGAGATGGTGCGCCGCATCCGCTGTCTGCTGGCAGCCGGCCTCCCGACCTCTCTGATCGCTCAGGTGCTCCCTTGCATCCGATCGGACGACGGCCGTCTTGTACCCACCTGTCCGGATCTGGTCGCCCAGTTGCGGCAGGAGAGCGAGCGGATCACCCGCGCCATCGAGGAGCTGCAGGCCTCCCGCACGATGCTCGACACCGTTATCGCCGCCGCGCCTCTGCAGAGCGCCGGGGAGCCGGAGGCGGCCGTGGTCAGGTCCGGATCGCGCAGCGGATGA
- a CDS encoding DUF397 domain-containing protein, with the protein MTTPRFRKPSHSNHLEECVEVATTRHTITIRDTNHPTGPTLHLSPTAWAYFLVGLNAEPQRQPASPALEPGTAVLTKQMSPVGAGANPGPH; encoded by the coding sequence ATGACCACCCCGAGATTTCGTAAGCCCAGTCACAGCAATCACCTTGAAGAGTGCGTCGAAGTAGCCACCACCCGCCACACCATCACCATCCGAGACACCAACCACCCCACCGGCCCCACCCTCCACCTCTCCCCCACCGCCTGGGCCTACTTCCTCGTCGGCCTCAACGCGGAACCGCAGAGGCAACCGGCCTCTCCTGCGCTCGAACCCGGAACGGCTGTTCTTACAAAGCAGATGTCACCGGTCGGCGCTGGAGCGAACCCGGGCCCCCACTAG
- a CDS encoding dioxygenase family protein: MPTASTPTPMPSSTPASAPAAASAIPAAVSSPTPYRGFPLRHPALPPVSLSPDPESAELYGPVFGDTDVTPLDSDLTQQHRGTPIGERITVTGRLLNDRGRPIPHQLIELWQANAAGRYAHRGDQHDAPLDPNFTGTGRALTDAAGRYAFTTIKPGPYPLGTPDDAWRAAHLHFSLFGRAFTQRLVTQMYFEGDPLLAHDSVLHAAPTAAARHRLIATYAPGPLLPGRPSSLTYHWDIVLGGPAPTAAPA, from the coding sequence ATGCCGACCGCATCCACGCCCACGCCCATGCCCTCGTCCACGCCCGCGTCCGCCCCCGCAGCCGCGTCCGCGATACCCGCGGCCGTCTCCAGCCCGACGCCGTACCGGGGCTTCCCCCTGCGCCACCCCGCCCTCCCGCCGGTGAGCCTGTCGCCCGACCCGGAGAGCGCCGAACTGTACGGCCCGGTCTTCGGCGACACCGACGTGACACCCCTCGACTCCGATCTCACCCAACAGCACCGGGGCACCCCGATCGGCGAACGCATCACCGTGACCGGCCGCCTCCTGAACGACCGGGGGCGCCCGATCCCCCACCAGCTCATCGAACTCTGGCAGGCGAACGCCGCCGGCCGTTACGCCCACCGGGGCGACCAGCACGACGCGCCCCTGGACCCGAACTTCACCGGTACGGGCCGCGCCCTCACCGACGCCGCCGGTCGCTACGCCTTCACCACGATCAAGCCGGGCCCGTACCCGCTCGGCACCCCCGACGACGCGTGGCGCGCCGCGCACCTGCACTTCTCCCTCTTCGGCCGCGCCTTCACACAACGCCTGGTCACACAGATGTACTTCGAGGGCGACCCGCTCCTGGCCCACGACTCGGTACTCCACGCGGCCCCGACCGCCGCGGCCCGCCACCGCCTGATCGCCACGTACGCCCCCGGGCCGCTACTGCCGGGCCGCCCCTCCTCCCTCACCTACCACTGGGACATCGTCCTCGGCGGCCCGGCCCCGACGGCCGCCCCCGCCTGA
- a CDS encoding helix-turn-helix domain-containing protein: MQQAQSAQGNRVSTVLGRRLGGELLALRTAAGLTQSQAARALSASTGKVAKMESGWAPMRDPDIRILCDLYEVEDPTVVGGLLELARVDRDRRKAKGWWSSAPVAPAMREYVSLESAATAIKTWQIAYVPGLLQSEGYVRALNPDEHFVTARLSRQRRLEGDNPLHLRAVVYEAVLRNLVGGPGVMRGQLNHLASMAEKPNVSIRVVPFSAGAKSGIDCGFNILSFAEPGAMDVVYIEIPRTQAWIEGGREAAEHDAMFEKITAHALRECESRTFISSLCKDL; the protein is encoded by the coding sequence GTGCAGCAAGCTCAGTCAGCGCAAGGCAATCGGGTATCGACCGTGCTGGGACGACGCCTGGGAGGGGAGTTGCTCGCCCTTCGTACAGCGGCCGGCCTAACCCAGAGTCAGGCCGCTCGGGCCCTGAGCGCCTCCACAGGCAAGGTCGCCAAAATGGAGAGCGGCTGGGCTCCGATGCGCGATCCGGACATCCGCATCCTGTGCGACCTGTACGAGGTGGAGGACCCTACCGTCGTCGGCGGCCTCCTCGAACTGGCCCGAGTCGACCGTGACCGTCGCAAGGCCAAGGGGTGGTGGAGCAGCGCACCAGTCGCTCCCGCGATGAGGGAGTACGTCAGCCTGGAAAGCGCCGCTACTGCGATCAAGACCTGGCAGATCGCGTACGTTCCGGGCCTGCTGCAAAGCGAAGGCTACGTGCGCGCCCTCAACCCGGACGAGCACTTCGTGACCGCACGGCTGTCTCGCCAACGGCGACTTGAAGGCGACAACCCTCTTCACCTGCGGGCAGTGGTCTACGAGGCAGTGCTCAGAAACCTCGTCGGTGGGCCAGGCGTGATGCGCGGCCAGCTGAACCACCTGGCGTCGATGGCAGAGAAGCCCAACGTCTCGATCCGGGTGGTCCCCTTCAGCGCAGGAGCTAAGAGCGGCATCGACTGCGGGTTCAACATCCTCTCGTTCGCCGAACCAGGCGCCATGGACGTCGTGTACATCGAAATCCCCCGCACGCAGGCGTGGATCGAGGGCGGACGGGAAGCTGCCGAGCATGATGCGATGTTCGAGAAGATCACCGCACACGCTCTGCGAGAGTGCGAGTCACGAACATTCATCAGCAGCCTTTGCAAGGATCTGTGA
- a CDS encoding ATP-binding protein: MISPHDPVETVLYEDLLDYTPFPRSVRLARYRMARLLWEWGYGHLVDDAELLVSELLTNAITHGRVPGRLVRVHLTVGKDVLRLAVSDARGEARPCVREAGDDAPGGLGLLLVQELAARWGVRDREIGKTVWCELDVRRGRPSGPGRRGRCPSGR, from the coding sequence ATGATCTCTCCGCATGACCCCGTGGAAACCGTCCTCTACGAGGACCTGCTCGATTACACGCCGTTCCCCAGGAGCGTGCGGCTCGCGCGGTACCGGATGGCGCGGCTGCTGTGGGAATGGGGGTACGGACATCTCGTGGACGACGCCGAGTTGCTCGTGTCGGAGCTGCTCACGAACGCGATCACGCACGGCAGGGTGCCCGGTCGGCTGGTGCGGGTACATCTGACGGTCGGCAAAGACGTGCTGCGACTGGCGGTCAGTGACGCGCGAGGGGAAGCGCGGCCGTGCGTACGGGAGGCAGGGGACGACGCCCCCGGAGGGCTTGGGCTGCTGCTCGTACAGGAACTGGCCGCGCGGTGGGGCGTACGGGACCGGGAGATCGGCAAGACCGTGTGGTGTGAGCTGGACGTCAGGCGGGGGCGGCCGTCGGGGCCGGGCCGCCGAGGACGATGTCCCAGTGGTAGGTGA
- a CDS encoding putative quinol monooxygenase produces MIIVSGKLHIAPEARTAYLANCDAVAEQARKSPGCLDYALSADRLDPARINVYERWESDAHLAAFRGAGPEPEQAAEILSEEVSKYRISGVEAA; encoded by the coding sequence ATGATCATCGTATCCGGCAAGCTCCACATCGCCCCCGAAGCCCGCACCGCGTACCTGGCCAACTGTGACGCGGTGGCCGAACAGGCCCGTAAGTCCCCCGGCTGCCTGGACTACGCCCTCTCGGCCGACCGCCTCGATCCCGCCCGGATCAACGTGTACGAACGCTGGGAATCCGACGCCCACCTTGCCGCGTTCCGCGGCGCAGGACCCGAGCCGGAGCAGGCGGCCGAGATCCTCAGCGAGGAGGTGAGCAAGTACCGAATATCCGGGGTGGAGGCGGCGTAG
- a CDS encoding DUF397 domain-containing protein, producing MPEFSYRKSSYSNPEHECVEVGVGPTEVVAIRDSKRPDSPTLRVSATAWAAFLTTLHTES from the coding sequence ATGCCGGAGTTCAGCTACCGCAAGTCCAGTTACAGCAACCCGGAGCACGAGTGCGTTGAAGTCGGCGTCGGCCCCACCGAGGTGGTCGCCATACGCGACTCCAAGCGCCCCGACAGCCCAACCCTGCGCGTCAGCGCCACCGCATGGGCAGCCTTCCTCACCACACTGCACACGGAGTCATGA
- a CDS encoding ABC transporter substrate-binding protein — protein MTRDGGTGFGIGRRRLLATVGGAALTGVLAACGSNTGRGGKGSGPALSQWYHQYGEPGTEAAVKRYAAGYDKARVTVQWRPGDYDRQTAAALLTDSGPDVFEVDGPRLDQIKGGQIVDVTEQIESVKDDFNQAVLKPKIWDGKIWAVPQTIDTQLLFYRKSLLRAAGVQPPQSVDELVEAAKTLTRHHRKDKVKGLFLGNDGGAAVLGGTPLFAAGLSLITEDGKVGFDDPAAARVLGKVRQLYADGSLLLGAPTDWSDPAAFVQGLTAMQWSGLWALPQVKKALGDDFGVLPFPKDGAGKPAVPVGAYGSAVSARSKHQKEAKAFVKWLWVDGTDKQEDFALSYGFHIPARISLAKKAKQLQEGAAAEAVRFATDHGFAEPLLWTTASRTAYQDALNHIIKDGANPETELKAVVRKVNSELQRAKKK, from the coding sequence ATGACACGCGACGGCGGCACAGGCTTCGGTATCGGCAGACGGCGGCTGCTCGCCACGGTCGGGGGCGCGGCGCTCACCGGCGTACTGGCGGCCTGCGGCTCCAACACCGGCCGTGGCGGGAAGGGTTCGGGCCCTGCGCTCAGCCAGTGGTACCACCAGTACGGCGAGCCCGGTACCGAGGCGGCCGTGAAGCGGTATGCCGCCGGGTACGACAAGGCGCGGGTCACCGTGCAGTGGCGGCCCGGTGACTACGACCGGCAGACCGCCGCCGCGCTGCTGACGGACTCCGGACCGGACGTCTTCGAGGTCGACGGGCCGCGGCTGGACCAGATCAAGGGCGGTCAGATCGTGGATGTGACCGAGCAGATCGAGTCCGTCAAGGACGACTTCAATCAGGCCGTGCTCAAGCCGAAGATCTGGGACGGAAAAATCTGGGCGGTGCCGCAGACGATAGACACGCAGCTGCTCTTCTATCGGAAGAGCCTGTTGCGGGCGGCGGGGGTGCAGCCGCCGCAGAGTGTGGACGAGCTGGTGGAGGCGGCGAAGACGCTGACGCGGCACCACAGGAAGGACAAGGTCAAGGGGCTGTTCCTGGGCAACGACGGCGGGGCCGCGGTGCTGGGCGGCACGCCGCTGTTCGCCGCGGGGCTGAGCCTGATCACGGAGGACGGGAAGGTCGGGTTCGATGATCCGGCCGCCGCTCGCGTCCTGGGCAAGGTCCGGCAGCTCTACGCCGACGGATCGTTGCTGCTCGGGGCGCCGACGGACTGGTCCGACCCGGCGGCCTTCGTCCAGGGGCTGACCGCCATGCAGTGGTCGGGGCTGTGGGCGCTGCCGCAGGTCAAGAAGGCTCTCGGGGACGACTTCGGGGTCCTGCCGTTCCCGAAGGACGGTGCCGGGAAACCAGCCGTCCCCGTGGGCGCGTACGGCTCGGCGGTCAGCGCGCGCAGCAAGCACCAGAAGGAGGCCAAGGCGTTCGTGAAGTGGCTGTGGGTGGACGGGACCGACAAGCAGGAGGACTTCGCCCTCTCGTACGGCTTCCACATCCCCGCCCGCATCTCGCTCGCCAAGAAGGCGAAGCAGCTCCAGGAGGGCGCGGCGGCGGAAGCGGTGCGCTTCGCCACCGACCACGGCTTCGCCGAGCCGCTGCTCTGGACGACCGCGAGCCGCACCGCCTATCAGGACGCGCTGAACCACATCATCAAGGACGGCGCGAATCCGGAGACAGAACTGAAAGCAGTTGTGCGGAAGGTCAACTCGGAGTTGCAGCGGGCGAAGAAGAAGTGA
- a CDS encoding alpha/beta fold hydrolase: MKTDSSLPLSGLDVLVKGHGPALLLAHGAGGGIEGNFGLVLDDLARDHTLVGPHYPGAGGSPAATGPLDLDDLADQLVAAAVAAGQESFAVLGESLGSAVAVRVAARHPERVRALVLTAGFPVADPVLDLAARLIKSLGDAGRWEDVARLACLSCMSPSDLADIDPADLDAAVAQTLAGMPPGMLDHFDLVSRVDVRADLANLSAPTLVVAPTGDRLVLPQSSYRLAAGIPGAQLIELPGAAHILNEADRATWLHHVREFLGALPAVSV; encoded by the coding sequence ATGAAGACCGATTCCTCGCTTCCCCTGTCCGGCCTCGATGTCCTCGTGAAGGGCCATGGCCCCGCACTCCTGCTCGCCCACGGTGCCGGTGGCGGCATCGAGGGAAACTTCGGCCTCGTCCTCGACGACCTCGCCCGGGACCACACTCTCGTAGGCCCGCACTATCCGGGAGCGGGCGGTTCCCCCGCGGCTACCGGACCTCTGGACCTGGACGACCTCGCCGACCAGCTGGTCGCCGCCGCCGTCGCGGCGGGCCAGGAGTCGTTCGCCGTGCTCGGGGAGTCGCTCGGCAGCGCCGTGGCCGTCCGGGTCGCCGCCCGGCATCCCGAGCGGGTACGGGCACTCGTCCTCACCGCCGGTTTCCCGGTCGCCGACCCCGTCCTGGACCTGGCCGCCCGGCTCATCAAGTCCCTGGGGGACGCGGGCCGGTGGGAAGACGTGGCCCGGCTCGCCTGCCTCTCGTGCATGTCGCCGTCTGATCTGGCGGACATCGACCCGGCCGACCTCGACGCGGCGGTCGCCCAGACCCTGGCCGGGATGCCCCCGGGCATGCTGGACCACTTCGACCTGGTATCCCGCGTGGACGTCCGGGCGGACCTGGCGAACCTGTCCGCGCCCACCCTCGTGGTGGCGCCCACCGGCGACCGGCTGGTGCTGCCGCAGAGCTCGTATCGGCTGGCGGCGGGCATCCCGGGTGCCCAGCTGATCGAACTGCCCGGTGCGGCCCACATCCTGAACGAGGCCGACCGTGCGACGTGGCTGCACCATGTCCGCGAGTTCCTCGGCGCTCTTCCCGCGGTGTCGGTGTGA
- a CDS encoding SDR family NAD(P)-dependent oxidoreductase, with protein sequence MNRFTNKTVLITGGTSGMGFAAARRFLDEGAYVVITGRDRARLDAAAARLDAPDRLLAVRADAASLPDLDALVRDIEAWRGTLDAVFANAGVGIFKPSAELTEADFDTTVDVNFKGVFFTVQKALRLMGRGGALVLNASWTLYRGMPVASAYSATKAAVHNLARTLGADLAPRGIRVNSVSPGYIDTEMFRAANTSPDAEARLAAEVPLQAVGQADQVAAAVAFLASDDASYVTGQDLVVDGGLVGARPVES encoded by the coding sequence ATGAACCGCTTCACGAACAAGACAGTCCTGATCACCGGCGGCACCAGCGGCATGGGGTTCGCCGCCGCGCGCCGGTTCCTCGACGAGGGCGCGTACGTCGTCATCACCGGCCGCGACCGGGCCCGCCTTGACGCGGCGGCGGCGCGCCTCGACGCCCCGGACCGCCTCCTGGCCGTACGCGCCGACGCGGCCTCCCTGCCCGACCTGGACGCGCTCGTACGGGACATCGAAGCCTGGCGCGGCACCCTTGACGCGGTCTTCGCCAACGCGGGCGTCGGCATCTTCAAGCCCAGCGCCGAACTGACCGAGGCCGACTTCGACACCACCGTCGACGTCAACTTCAAGGGCGTCTTTTTCACCGTCCAGAAGGCGCTTCGCCTGATGGGCCGCGGCGGTGCCCTCGTCCTGAACGCCTCATGGACCCTGTACCGCGGCATGCCGGTGGCCTCGGCCTACTCGGCCACGAAGGCCGCCGTCCACAACCTGGCCCGCACCCTCGGTGCCGACCTGGCGCCCCGCGGCATCCGCGTCAACTCCGTGAGCCCCGGCTACATCGATACGGAGATGTTCCGCGCCGCCAACACGTCCCCCGACGCGGAGGCCCGTCTCGCCGCCGAAGTCCCCCTCCAGGCCGTCGGCCAGGCCGACCAGGTCGCTGCCGCGGTGGCCTTCCTGGCGTCGGACGACGCGTCGTATGTGACGGGGCAGGACCTGGTGGTGGACGGGGGGCTGGTGGGGGCGCGGCCGGTGGAGTCGTAA
- a CDS encoding carbohydrate ABC transporter permease, translating into MRGRGGAAAKGGQDGQAGEAGGSGQGSGAGRLRRFRGPQNRNLWFWAFVGPFAIGLALFTYVPLAWSVYLSFFDAHNTVSPTDFVGLDNYVSMLGDHAFLSSLGTFLLFTAFIVPTTYVVSLALALMVNRLRFAQAFFRSVFFLPTACSYVVAALIWKLSIFNGVRFGLANTVLGWFGADQTAWLSTSDPPWYWLVIVTVRLWLQAGFYMILFLAGLQRISPRLYEAAAVDGARPGWQTLRHITLPQLRATSVAVVLLLVINAFQAFDEFYNLLSDARGYPPYARPPLVYLYYTALGQEQNLGLGSAGAVILALIIAVATVVQARWFGLGRKED; encoded by the coding sequence ATGCGGGGGCGAGGCGGCGCGGCCGCAAAGGGTGGCCAGGATGGCCAGGCCGGTGAGGCCGGTGGGAGCGGCCAAGGCAGCGGCGCCGGCCGTCTGCGGCGCTTCCGCGGCCCGCAGAACCGGAACCTGTGGTTCTGGGCCTTTGTCGGACCGTTCGCGATCGGTCTCGCGCTCTTCACGTACGTTCCGCTGGCCTGGAGTGTCTATCTCAGCTTCTTCGACGCCCACAACACGGTCAGTCCGACGGACTTCGTCGGACTGGACAACTATGTGTCGATGCTGGGCGATCACGCGTTCCTGAGCAGCCTGGGAACGTTCCTGCTGTTCACGGCCTTCATCGTGCCGACGACCTACGTGGTGTCGCTCGCGCTCGCGCTCATGGTCAACCGGCTGCGCTTCGCCCAGGCGTTCTTCCGCTCGGTCTTCTTCCTGCCGACCGCGTGCTCGTACGTGGTCGCCGCGCTCATCTGGAAGCTGTCGATCTTCAACGGGGTCAGGTTCGGGCTCGCCAACACCGTGCTGGGGTGGTTCGGCGCGGACCAGACCGCCTGGCTGTCCACGTCCGACCCGCCCTGGTACTGGCTGGTGATCGTGACCGTACGGCTATGGCTCCAGGCCGGTTTCTACATGATTCTGTTCCTCGCGGGACTGCAACGGATCTCTCCGCGACTGTACGAGGCAGCGGCGGTGGACGGCGCGCGGCCCGGCTGGCAGACGCTGCGCCACATCACCCTGCCGCAGCTGCGCGCGACCTCGGTCGCCGTCGTCCTGCTGCTGGTGATCAACGCGTTCCAGGCGTTCGACGAGTTCTACAACCTGCTGTCCGACGCGCGCGGCTACCCGCCGTACGCCCGTCCGCCGCTGGTCTACCTCTACTACACCGCGCTCGGCCAGGAGCAGAACCTGGGGCTGGGGAGCGCCGGCGCGGTCATCCTCGCGCTGATCATCGCGGTGGCGACCGTCGTACAAGCCCGCTGGTTCGGGCTCGGCCGGAAGGAGGACTGA
- a CDS encoding MFS transporter, whose amino-acid sequence MTFVVVTTEMLPVGLLTLISDDLGAARSRVGLLVTVYAFTVGLTAAPLTTWTAGWPRKRLFVAVGAVFFLGTVLCGLAVNYPMLAIGRLVCGTAHGVFWSIVAGYAAALAGPEHAGRATSIVFAGNSAALVLGVPLGTALGGAVGWRGAFCAVAALGLGALAAALWLLPGIPERRASRSSSLSGVLRLPGLRPVVAATALLVLGHFTVYTYVTPLLHDVGAFSEAAIGMLLALYGLAGFLGTWLGGALADRRPQPALLGTIALMAAALLLLGAGIRLQPLAVAAVALWGIAFAALPVSLQASVLRLAGTAPDAASSWYVAAFNLGIGGGALTGGLLSATTVAALPWAALITVLPAVALVRTRRAALPRLLPR is encoded by the coding sequence ATGACGTTCGTGGTCGTCACCACCGAGATGCTGCCGGTCGGCCTGCTGACCTTGATCAGCGACGATCTGGGGGCTGCGCGATCACGGGTGGGACTGCTGGTCACCGTCTACGCCTTCACCGTCGGGCTGACCGCGGCCCCGCTCACCACCTGGACCGCGGGCTGGCCGCGCAAGCGCCTTTTCGTCGCGGTGGGTGCGGTCTTCTTCCTGGGGACCGTGCTCTGCGGGCTCGCGGTGAACTACCCGATGCTGGCGATCGGCCGGCTCGTCTGCGGCACCGCCCACGGAGTCTTCTGGTCGATCGTCGCCGGGTACGCCGCCGCGCTCGCCGGGCCGGAACACGCCGGCCGCGCGACATCCATCGTCTTCGCGGGAAACTCGGCGGCCCTCGTACTGGGCGTACCTTTGGGGACCGCTCTCGGCGGCGCCGTAGGGTGGCGCGGCGCCTTCTGCGCCGTGGCGGCCCTCGGTCTCGGGGCGCTCGCCGCCGCCCTGTGGCTCCTTCCGGGCATCCCGGAACGCCGCGCCTCGCGCTCCAGCAGTCTCTCCGGCGTGCTGCGCCTGCCCGGCCTGCGGCCCGTGGTGGCGGCAACCGCGCTGCTCGTTCTGGGGCACTTCACGGTCTACACCTACGTGACGCCCCTGCTGCACGACGTCGGCGCCTTCAGTGAGGCTGCCATCGGCATGCTGCTGGCCCTGTACGGCCTGGCCGGCTTCCTGGGTACGTGGCTCGGCGGCGCCCTGGCGGACCGCCGGCCACAGCCGGCCCTGCTCGGCACCATCGCACTGATGGCGGCCGCACTGCTCCTGCTCGGTGCGGGCATTCGCCTGCAACCGCTCGCTGTTGCCGCCGTGGCCCTGTGGGGCATCGCTTTCGCCGCCCTGCCGGTATCCCTGCAAGCAAGCGTTCTCCGCCTGGCCGGCACCGCCCCCGATGCGGCGTCTTCCTGGTACGTGGCCGCGTTCAACCTGGGCATCGGAGGCGGGGCCCTGACGGGCGGGCTGCTGAGCGCCACCACAGTGGCGGCGCTCCCGTGGGCGGCTCTGATCACCGTGCTGCCGGCCGTCGCCCTCGTCCGGACGAGACGGGCAGCCCTGCCCCGTCTACTGCCAAGGTAG